In Spirochaeta thermophila DSM 6578, the following proteins share a genomic window:
- a CDS encoding IS256 family transposase, whose protein sequence is MTVEAQLREEVRHTYKTYLEHLLETLREEAVGRPRYARGEAEKAPYYRYGYRKWKSVQTPWGPIEEVRVPRIRTGGGKEVKLVTYEQRLVALAEQLLLGYVRGMSARTWAILLRELGIGEAHPQTLLRLIRGLREEKEQWRRRSLRGVKALVLDGVWAKRRGRGQKKLVVLSAVGVKEDGSHELLDWVVAEQEDQASYERLLTKLYERGLHEVELVVADEAEGIRQAVETVYPEAKKQVCLWHLQCTLEQKLLQDMGDQKGKKAHLQEERRAFRTEYWRLFEAGGKEEAEEAFEAFVKKWATKAPRMTAALLWRKERLFSYLELPYEWKKKVRTSNLAENMFRHMRSFLRRYPGYMSRAHADEVVGLYVVGMQVIQEVGRCTPYQLQLNFNTPP, encoded by the coding sequence TTGACAGTGGAGGCCCAACTCCGGGAGGAGGTGCGCCACACCTACAAGACGTACCTGGAGCACCTCCTTGAGACGCTGAGAGAGGAGGCAGTGGGACGACCACGATATGCACGAGGGGAGGCTGAGAAGGCACCGTACTACCGGTACGGCTACAGAAAGTGGAAGAGCGTGCAGACCCCCTGGGGGCCGATCGAGGAGGTACGCGTGCCCCGCATTCGCACCGGCGGGGGGAAGGAGGTAAAGCTGGTGACCTACGAGCAGAGGCTCGTGGCCCTCGCTGAGCAGCTCCTCCTTGGGTATGTGAGAGGGATGAGCGCGCGGACGTGGGCCATCCTGTTACGGGAGCTGGGGATAGGCGAGGCTCACCCGCAGACACTCCTGCGGCTCATCAGAGGTCTTCGTGAGGAGAAGGAGCAGTGGCGGAGGAGGTCCCTTAGAGGAGTGAAGGCCCTTGTGCTGGATGGAGTGTGGGCAAAGAGGCGTGGGAGGGGTCAGAAGAAGCTGGTTGTCCTGAGTGCCGTGGGGGTGAAGGAGGACGGATCTCATGAGCTCCTCGACTGGGTCGTTGCGGAGCAGGAGGACCAGGCGAGCTACGAGCGACTCCTTACCAAACTCTATGAGCGAGGGCTTCATGAGGTGGAGCTGGTGGTGGCCGATGAGGCTGAGGGGATCCGGCAGGCCGTGGAGACGGTGTATCCTGAGGCGAAGAAGCAGGTATGCCTCTGGCACCTGCAATGCACCCTTGAGCAGAAGCTTCTGCAGGATATGGGGGACCAGAAGGGGAAGAAGGCTCACCTCCAGGAGGAGAGGCGAGCCTTTCGGACTGAGTACTGGAGGCTCTTTGAGGCAGGAGGGAAGGAGGAGGCAGAGGAAGCGTTCGAGGCATTCGTGAAGAAGTGGGCGACGAAGGCCCCCCGGATGACGGCTGCTCTCCTGTGGCGGAAGGAGCGGCTCTTCTCCTATCTGGAGTTACCCTATGAGTGGAAGAAGAAGGTGAGGACGAGCAACCTTGCGGAGAACATGTTTCGACACATGAGGAGCTTTCTGCGGAGGTATCCTGGGTATATGAGCCGTGCCCATGCAGATGAGGTGGTAGGCCTCTACGTGGTGGGCATGCAGGTGATACAAGAGGTGGGGAGATGCACCCCTTATCAACTCCAGCTCAATTTCAACACTCCCCCTTGA